TGTTCCACCGCTGGCCAAGCTTGCGGATCGACCAATTGTTCGAGGTAAGCGCCAGCGGAATCAGCATGACGAGGGCTGCCATGCCGATCGTGATGAAAGGCCGGCGGGCGATGTCGGCGAGAATTGCCTGGACGCGCAGCATCTGGTCGAGCAGCATGTAGGAAAAGAAGTGCATCAGCACGTAATAGAAGGCGAGCAGGCCGAGGGCGCGACGGTATCGCAGCCAGTTCAGGCCAAAGAGATCGCGAAGCGGCGTTATCGTCAGCGTCGCCACCAGGAAGCGCAGCGCCCAGAGGCCAAGCAGGTGCTCGAATTCCTTGACCGCATTGCCCGGCAATCGGCCGGTTGCGCCGAGATAGAACGCCCATGCCGCAGGGATGAAGCCGAGGGCGTAGAGCGCCCACACCGAGGGACCGTGATAGCGTTTCGGTAAAGCGGGTACGAGGGCCATGGTCAGAAGTTTACCCTGAGGTCCATGCCGGCATATAGCCCCGCGACCTCGTCGGCGTAGCCGTTGAAGGGAAGCGTGTCGCGGCGGTTGGAGCCGAAGAAGCCGCCTTCGCCGATGCGGTTTTCGGTTGCCTGGCTCCAGCGCGGGTGATCGACCGCCGGGTTCACATTGGCATAGAAGCCGTATTCATCCGGTGCGGCGAGGTTCCAGGTGCAGGGCGGGGCGGTTTCGGTGAGCGAGATGCGCACGATCGATTTGATTCCCTTGAAGCCGTATTTCCAGGGGACGACCAACCGTAGCGGTGCGCCGTTCTGGTTCGGCAAGGTCTTGCCGTAGAGGCCGACGGCGAGGATCGTCAGGGGATGGCGCGCTTCGTCGAGCCGCAAGCCTTCCTGATACGGCCAGGGCAGCGGCTGGAAGTAGCCGGCTTGGCCAGGCATTTCCTCAGGGCGGACGACGGTTTCGAAGGCGACATATTTGGCGCTGCCGAGCGGCTCGACCTTGTCGAGAAGGCTCGCCAGCGGAAAGCCGACCCAGGGGATCACCATCGACCAGGCTTCGACGCAGCGCATCCGGTAGATCCGCTCTTCGAGCGGTAAGGCGAGCAGTTCGTCGAGGCCGAACTGCCGCGGCTTGCCGACGAGGCCGTCCACCTTCACGGTCCAGGGCGTCGGCTTGAAGCTTGCCGAATTGGTGGCCGGATCGGCCTTTCCGGTGCCGAACTCGTAGAAATTATTGTAGCTCGTGACGTCCTTTTCGGGCGTCAGGGTCTCGTCGACCTTGTACGGGCTGGCGGAAGTTTTGAGCGCGGCCGCATGAGCCATACCGGTCCCACCGAGAACGAGGCCGCCCGCGGCGGCGAGAAAACTGCGGCGATCGAGGAAGAAACGCTCCGGGGTGATTTCGGATGCGGCGATCCGCGGTGGGCGGTAGACGGGCATGGTGCTTCCTCAAGAAAGGTTGAAAGCGGATTGAGCCAAGATGACCAGAGATTCGATCACTGCGAAAGATGGAGGAGACCACGTTTTCGTGCGCGGCGCGTGAGCGGGGCCGTATTGGCGTACAGCCGCCGCTGATCCTCGACGAATGCCGCAAAAGCCTGAAAAGGCGCAGGAATCTCCGGCGCATTTGATCTCCGAGCGACAGCCTTGCGTTTGCCTTTTTTCTTGCGAAATCCTATCTGAACCTACAGCGCCGCGCGTCTTATCAGACGCGCAAAGGTCGCTGTAGTACTTTGAATTGCTGCATGTTTTTATCCTTAAATCGGCTAGGATTTAAGGAAACATGCAGGCCGGCAACGAAAGGGAGAATGCTTCATGAATTTTGGCCGCCGAGCCTTGCCGGCTCTTGTTCTTGCGATTGCCATGTCCGCCCCGGCCACAGCGCAAGAGAACAAGACCGTCCCGCAATCCCACACGGAAATGCAGCTGTCTTTCGCGCCGCTGGTCAAGCAGACGGCGAATGCCGTGGTGAATGTCTATGCCGAGCGGGTCGTCGAGCGGCGATCGGTCGATCCCTTCTTCGAGGAGTTCTTTGGCCAGCGCATGCCGAACCGCACGGAGAAGCAGTCGTCGCTCGGATCCGGGGTGATCGTTCGCAGTGACGGCATCGTGGTGACCAACAATCACGTCATCGAGGGGGCAGACGACATCAAGGTGGCACTTGCCGACGGGCGGGAGTATCCCTGCAAGATCATCCTCAAGGACGATCGCCTCGACCTCGCGGTCATGAAGATCGAGGCGGATGGGCCGTTCGGCATCATCCCGATCGGCGACTCGGATGCCGTCGAAGTCGGCGATCTCGTCCTGGCGATGGGCAACCCGTTCGGGGTCGGGCAGACGGTGACCAGCGGCATCGTTTCGGCGCTCGCCCGCAACCAGGTTTCTTCCGGCGATTTCGGCTTCTTCATCCAGACCGACGCGGCGATCAACCCCGGCAATTCCGGCGGCGGCTTGATCAACGTGAAGGGTGAACTGATCGGCATCAACACCGCGATCTTCTCGCGGGGCGGTGGCTCGAACGGCGTCGGCTTCGCAATCCCGGCAAACCTTGTGAAGGTCTTCGTGGCCTCAGCGGAGGGCGGTGGCGGCTCCTTCATCCGTCCCTTCGTCGGCGCGACCTTCGAGCCGGTCACGTCAGATGTCGCCGAAGCGCTGGGCCTCGATCGGGCCCGCGGCGCCCTCGTGTCGGCCGTTCAGCCGGATGGACCGGCGGCGAATGCCGGCATGAAGCCGGGGCAGGTGGTGACGGCCGTCAACGGCATTTCGGTGGAGCACCCGGATGCTCTCGGCTACCGGCTGACGACCGTCGGGATCGGCCATGAAGCACGGGTCACGGTTACCGAACATGGTGAGGCGCACGACATCACCCTGAAGCTCGAGCAGGCACCGGAAACCGCGCCGCGCGACGAACGGCTGATCGAGGGGAGGAACCCCTTTGCCGGCGCCGTCGTCGCCAATCTTTCGCCGCGGCTTGCCGATGAACTGCGCATGCCGACGTCGCTCACGGGAGTCGTCGTCACCGAGGTCAATCGCGGCTCGCCCGCAGCGCGCATTGGCCTTGAGCCGAAAGATATCGTACGCTCCGTCAATGGAACGCCGATCGACAATTCGAAGACGCTGGAAAGCATCGTTGCCGAAGACGCCTCGTTCTGGCGGGTCGAGATCGAGCGCGACGGCCAGCTAATCCGACAATTCTTCCGATGAGCGATCTCTTCTCCCCCGTTGAACCGCCTGAGATGGCCTCGGCAAGGCCGCTTGCCGACCGGCTGCGGCCGCGCACGCTCGCCGAGGTGACCGGGCAGGAACATTTGACCGGCGCGGACGGCGCCCTGACGCGGATGATCGCCTCGGGCTCGCTCGGCTCGATGATCTTTTGGGGGCCGCCGGGCACCGGCAAGACCACCGTCGCCCGCCTGCTTTCCGGGGAGGCGGGCCTGGCCTTCGAGCAGATCTCGGCGATCTTCTCCGGCGTCGCCGACCTCAAGAAGGTTTTCGAATCCGCCCGTGCCCGGCGCATGTCGGGACGTCAGACATTGCTCTTCGTCGATGAGATTCATCGCTTCAACCGCGCCCAGCAGGACAGTTTCCTGCCCGTCATGGAAAACGGGACCGTGATCCTCGTCGGTGCCACCACCGAGAATCCTTCTTTCGAGCTCAACGCCGCGCTGCTCTCGCGGGCGCGGGTGCTGACCTTCAAGGCGCATGACGAGGCGAGCCTCGAAGAACTCCTGACGCGTGCCGAGCAGGCCGAGGGCAAGCCGCTGCCGCTCGACGCGGACGCCCGCGGCAGCCTGATCCGCATGGCCGATGGCGATGGCCGGGCGGTGCTGACGCTAGCCGAAGAGGTCTGGCGGGCGGCGCGCCAGGACGAGATTTTCGACACCGAGGCGCTGCGGGACATCGTCCAGCGCCGTGCGCCGGTTTACGACAAGGGCCAGGACGGTCACTACAATCTGATCTCGGCGCTGCACAAGTCGGTTCGCGGATCCGACCCGGACGCGGCGCTCTACTATCTCTGCCGGATGTTCGATGCAGGCGAGGATCCATTGTATATCGGCAGGCGGCTGGTGCGGATGGCGATCGAGGATATCGGCCTTGCCGATCCGCAGGCGCTGGTGATCTGCAACGCCGCCAAGGATGCCTATGACTATCTCGGTTCGCCGGAAGGCGAACTGGCGCTGGCGCAGGCCTGCGTCTATGTCGCCACGGCGCCGAAATCGAACGCGCTCTATACGGCCTACAAGGGGGCTATGCGCGCCGCCAAGGAAAACGGCTCGCTGCTGCCGCCGAAGCATATCCTCAATGCGCCGACCAAGCTCATGAAGGGGGAGGGCTACGGCGAGGGCTACCGCTACGATCATGACGAACCGGATGCTTTTTCCGGCCAGGATTACTTCCCCGAGAAGATGGGTCGGAAGACCTTCTACGATCCTCCGGAGCGCGGCTTCGAGCGGGACATCCGCAAGCGGCTCGAGTGGTGGGCGAAACTGCGCCGCGAGCGGAATTCCTGACGAGCGGTGCCGGCGATGCAAGGCTGGTTTGCCGGCGGGGCGTCTTGCTGCCTGCGCCGCCTTGTGGCAGTGAAAGCATGATGCAGACGGCTGCACGGATCTACAGATCCGAACACCCGCGGGGACGGCCTCGCTCCAGTTGAAGGAGCCTGACATGGCCTGGTTCACTCTGCTTCTCGCCGGACTTCTCGAAATCGGCTGGGCAATCGGCCTCAAATATACCGACGGATTTACGCGGCTGACGCCGACCGTGCTCACGGTCGGATCGATGATCCTGAGCGTGGTCCTGCTTGGAATCGCAGTGCGTTCGCTGCCGCTCGGCACGGCCTATGCCGTCTGGACCGGCATCGGCACGATCGGCACCGTCATCCTCGGCATTGTTCTCTTCGCCGAGCCCGCGACAGCCGTTCGGCTCGGCTGCATCGGCCTGATCGTCGCCGGCATTGCCGGTCTCAAGCTCGCCGCCTGACGCATAGTAAGGCGCCTGCCGCTACGGCAGGCGCTCTTATCTCAGTGCGTCGAGCACGGCGGTGGCCGCCTGCATTTCCTGCCAGCGCTTCTCGCGCCGTTGGAAGGCCTCCTCGTCGGTGCCCCAATGGTCGATCTGCCAGTCCTCGTCGACATGGGCGGCCGACCATGCGTCTTCCGCCGAGAGCCGGCCCATGCCGAAGGCCAACGCGAGCAGGGCCGATCCAGTCAGTGTGGTGATCGTGTGCAGGCAGGCGAGGCCGAGCGGCGTTGCAAAGGCGCGCAGGCCTTCGGCATAGGCGGAAATCGCCTCGCGCGGCTGTTCCTGGTGAATGACACCCTCGACAAGGATGAATCGGGCGCCAAGCGATTGGGCCGCCCAATCGATAACCGGATTCCAGATGGCGTTCTGCCGTTCCACCAGCCCGGCCGGGCTGTCGGCGCGATAGCAGAGTAGGTCGCTGCCGGTGAAACGCAGGATGTCGTCGAAGACGGCGCGCTGGTCGAGCGCCACGCCGTCAAGGGCGGTGTTGACGAGGCGGGTCAGCGGCATGGCCGATGGATCGATGATCTCGGCCTGTGCATCCCACTCGGCGGCCAGCAGCTCTGCAAGCTTGCGTGTGGGGACGGCGAGCGGCCGTTTTGCGGGCGTGCGGACGGACCGGCCGTCGAGAAGGACGGCGTGGCCGCCGCCTTCTGCCGGGGCGACGCCGACAGTCTTGTAGAAACGTTTCGCCAACGGCTTCTGCATCTGGATCTGCGCTCGGCGCACCGGATCTTCGTGGCTGAGGTTGCTCAAGTCGTCGCGAATATCAGGCATGGTTCGCTTCCATCCATTCGATGATGTCTGCCGGCACCCGGGCAATGTGATCGGCGCCGGCCTCGACCAGTTCCGGAACGCTGGCATAACCCCAGGCGACCCCGAGGGCACCGGCGCCAGCCGCCTTTGCCATCTGCATATCGTAAATCGCGTCGCCGATCACAATGGTGTCCTTCGGGTCGACGCCTGCCTCGACGCAGCACTCCATCACCATGGCCGGATGCGGCTTCGAGGGACAGTCGTCCGCAGTCCGCGAGACGAAGAACAGCTTGTCGAAACCGTGGGTCGCGGCGATGTGCCGGAGGCCCTGCCTCGACTTTCCGGTCACCGCGCCGATCAACACTTCGTCGCGGGCGGCCAAGACTTGCATCATCTCGGCAATGCCCGGAAACAGCGCTTCCTGGAAGACCCGTTCACCGCGAACCGTGCTGAAGATCGACTTGTAATGTGTCGTCATCGCCGTGGCGCGGTCGTCGACGTGAAGCTGGCCCAGCAACCGGGCAATCGCGATGTCGAGCGTCAGCCCGATGATCGACCTCGTCGCCCCCGCCTCGGGCCGGCGAAGCTCGAAAGCATCGAAGGTGCGGCTCATCACCTCATGGATGAGGCCGGCGCTGTCGACCAGCGTTCCGTCGCAATCGAAGAGCACCAGCTTCATCAATCGTCCTCGCCGGCGGCGCTCTCGTCCAGGCCGAGCAGGTTCCAGCTCTGCACCATATGCGGGGGAAGGGGCGCCGTGACCTTCAGCCGGCCACCGTTCGGATGCGGAATATCGATACAGCGGGCATGCAGGTGCAGCCGGTTCTGGATGCCGCCGGGAAAGGTCCAGTTGACGTCCGCCTCGAAATATTTCGGGTCGCCGATGATCGGATGGCCGATATGGGCGGCGTGGACGCGCAGTTGATGGGTGCGGCCGGTATAGGGTTCCATTTCCAGCCAGGCGAGGTTCTGGCCGGCCTGCTCGACGATCCGGTAATAGGAGATGGCGTGGTCGGCGCCGTCGTCGCCGTGCTTGGCGATCCGCATCCGGTCGCCGTCCGGCGTCTGCTCCTTGACCAGCCAGGTAGAGATACGGTCCTCGCGTTTGCGCGGCACGCCCTTGACCAGCGACCAGTAAATCTTCCTCGTATCGCGTTCGCGAAAGGCGGCCGTCAATTGCTGAGCCGCGCCGCGCGTCCGCGCGATGACCAGCACGCCGGACGTATCGCGGTCCAGCCGATGCACGAGGCGCGGCTTCTCGCCCTTCTGGCTCGTCCAGGCCTCGAGCATCTTGTCGATGTGCCGGCTGACGCCGGAGCCGCCCTGCACGGCGAGGCCGGCAGGCTTGTTGAGCACGATGACCTTGGCGTCTTCATGCAGCACCATGCGCGACAGGAGATCTCCATCGGAGGAATGGCGGAGATCCCGCCCGCCGATCGGGCCGGTTTTCGTGTCTTTCGCGTCGACGCCAAGCGGCGGTACGCGGATCGTCTGGCCGGGCTGCACGCGCGTGTCGGATTTCGCCCGCGCGCCGTCGACGCGGATCTGGCCGGAACGCAACAGCTTCTGCAGCGGGCCGAATCCCAAGCCTGGATAATGCACCTTGAACCAGCGGTCGAGGCGCATGCCCGCCTCGTCGCCATCCACCTGCCTGTGTTCTATGCCTGCCATCTGCCGCGATCCGCTTCGAGTTCTTCAATGGGTGGCTTTAGAGCCTTTCCTGGTTAAATTGAACCATTCTGTTGGCTCAAGCGGAGTGGAATGTTTGCTCGGCTGGCGCGCGGCGTAGCCAACGCATACGGCCAAGCCAGCCGAGCAAACAGGCCGCCCGCTTCAGCCAACCCGAAGGGCCGGGCATCTTTCCGCCAGGTTCAGAGGTGATCGCCTCGGCCGTACCTTCGGGTACGACCTTCGACAATCGCCTCTGCCCTGGCGAAAACCTGCTCCGGCAGAATGGTTCAATTTATCCAGGAAAGGCTCTAAACCATTGCGGCCATCAGGACCAGTCCGGCGAAGACTGCGGGGCTCAAAAGAACGACGAAGTGGGAAAGGCCAACACTTTTCGTTAAGCGCCCACCGCTACTGTCGTAGCGATGTCTTATATATGGCCCGGTCGGACGGCGATGGCGAAGCAAGCCCTGAACTACACGCATTACGATCTGAAGGCCCAAAGGGCCGGCACACGGATCGAGATCACGCTATCGGCCGTTGCCAATGTTCGCCTGATGACCGATGTCAACTTCACGCGCTACACGGAAACGCTGAAGCACCAGTTCTTCGGCGGCGTGGCGCGGAAGTCGCCACTGCGGATGACGATCCCCGAGACGGCGCACTGGCATCTGGTAATCGACACCGAAGGCCATCACGGCCTCGCGGATTCGAGCGTGCGTGTGATCGAGTCTGCCGGCCAGCCACGGTTCCAGCCGGCCTCCTGACGGGAAGGCAGGCTCAGCCGAGCCTCTCGGCGTGCCACTTCAGGTGATCGTCCATGAAGGTCGAGATGAAATAGTAGGAATGGTCGTAGCGCTCGTGCATGCGAAGCGTCAGGCCGATGCCGGTGTCCTTCACCGCCTCTTCGAAGAGCCACGGCCGCAATCCGTTCTCAAGGAAGCCGTCCGCCTTGCCCTGGTCGATCAGGAATTCCGGAAAGCGGGCGCCGTCCTCGACGAGCGCACAGGCGTCGTATTTTCGCCAGGCGGCCTTGTCGACGCCGAGATATTTCTCGAAGGCGCCGACCGACCAGTCGGCGGACGAGGGGGCGACGATCGGCGCAAAGGCCGAGCAACTCCTGAAGCGCTCAGGGTTCTTGAGCGCGACGGTCATGGCGCCATGGCCGCCCATCGAATGGCCGAAGATGCCCTGCCGGTCCATGTCGACGCGGAAATGCTCGCGGACAAGCGCAGGCAGTTCCTCGGTGATGTAGCTGTACATCCGATAGTGTTCCGCCCAGGGTTCCTGCGTCGCATCGAGGTAGAAGCCGGCGCCCTTGCCCATCTGCCAGTTGGCCAGCTCGTCCGCCACATCCGCCCCGCGCGGACTGGTGTCAGGGCAGACGACGATCAGGCCGAGCTCGGCGGCCATGCGGCGATATTCGCCCTTTTCCATGACGTTCGCGTGGGTGCAGGTGAGGCCGGAGAGATACCAGACCACCGGGCGAGGCTCGCGGGTCGCCTGCGGCGGCACATAGACGGCGAAAGTCATTTCGCCCTTGCAGGCCTTGGAGTCATGCGCGAAGACGCCCTGCATGCCGCCAAAGGCGGTGTTCTGCGAGATGACTTTCATTGAATGCTCCCTGGAAGTGACGGAGTGCCGCCGGCAAGCTGGACCGCGGCATTGACCGCGGCTGCGACGAGCACCGTGTTGAAGAAGAACGAGACGACCGCATGCATCAAGTTGACGCGCCGCATCGCCGTTGTGGTGATGGCAACGTCGGAGGTCTGCGCGGTCATGCCGATGACGAAGGCGAAATAGAGAAAATCATAGCCGCCGGGTGCTTCCGTCTCAGGAAAGGCCAGCCCACGCGAGGCGGGATCGCTGCCGTCGGCGCGGCGGTTCGCGAGCCAGTAGAGATGCGCATAGTGCAGCGCCGCCATCGTATGGACGGTTGCCCATCCGAGCGTGACCGAGGCGAAGGCGAGGGTCAATTCGACCGCACTGCCGTCGCCGGCGCGATTGAGCGCTGCGAACAGCGCCACCAGCGATACGGCGGCCGCCAAAAGCGTCACCAGAAAGATGATCGGCTCCGGTTCACCCGTATCGCGCGCATTTGCCTCGAGATAATGTCCGGTGAGTTTCGGCAGCCGGAAGGCCGTGATTGTCAGGTATATGCAAAAGAAGACGATGGCGGCGATCTCTATCGCCTCCTCGCGAAACAATACATGCCCGACCGGCGCACTGAGAAGGGCACCGGCAAGCGCCAGGTAGAATGGCCAATGCCTCAGCCGGGTCTTCGATGTCATTCGCCGCTCACGCCGTTGTTCCCGCGCTTCACCTTTTGACCTGACGGCAGAGCCGGTCAAGCGTTTCGAGGAAAGCGGAGCGGTCTCGTCCGGTAAAGGAGGCGTTGTAGCCCTTGCTTTCGCCCGTCTCCCGCAACTGCGCGCCGAGATCCCGCATCGCCGAAGCGAGCCCGATATTCGCCTTGTCGAAGACCCGGCCGGTCGGCCCGGTGACGAGTGCACCCGTGGCGACGCAGCGCCCGGCAAGCGGGACGTCGGCGGTGACGACGATATCGCCTTCGCGGGCATGCTCGGCGATCCAATTGTCCGCGGCGTCGAAGCCCGCCGAGACGATGACATTGTGGACCATCGGGTCACGCGACGGCCGCAGCCCCGAATTGGCGACGAAGGTGACTTCGAAGCCGTGGCGTTCGGCCACCTTGAGGATTTCCGCCTTCACCGGGCAGGCATCGGCATCGACATAGATCATCGGCAATTCCCGGCAGAACGGAAAGCGCCGGAACTGATCCGGCACCCCGATACTTTCGTTGTGATTTCAGTAGACGACGACCGAGCGGATGCTTTCGCCTGAATGCATCAGCTCGAAGCCCCTGTTGATGTCGTCGAGGGCCATGGTGTGGGTGATCATCGGATCGATCTCGATCTTGCCCTCCATGTACCAGTCGACGATCTTCGGCACGTCGGTGCGGCCGCGCGCGCCGCCGAAGGCGGTGCCCATCCAGGTGCGGCCGGTGACCAGCTGGAACGGCCGCGTCGCGATCTCCTGGCCGGCGCCGGCCACGCCGATCACCACCGACTTGCCCCAGCCGCGATGCGAGGCCTCGAGCGCCTGGCGCATCACCTTGGTATTGCCGGTGCAGTCGAAGGTGTAGTCGGCGCCGCCGATCTGGTCGGCGCCGCGCTTCGTCATGTTGACGAGATAGGCGACGATGTCCTCGCCGACCTCTGTCGGGTTGACGAAGTGGGTCATGCCGAACTTCTCGCCCCAGGCCTTCTTGTCGTTGTTCAGGTCGACGCCGATGATCATGTCGGCGCCGGCAAGCCGAAGCCCCTGGATGACGTTGAGGCCGATGCCGCCGAGACCGAAGACGATCGCCGTGGCGCCCATCTCCACCTTGGCCGTGTTGATCACCGCGCCGATGCCGGTGGTCACCCCGCAGCCGATGTAGCAGATCTTGTCGAAGGGCGCGTCCGGGTTGACCTTGGCGACGGCGATCTCCGGCAGCACGGTGAAATTGGCGAAGGTCGAGCAGCCCATATAGTGGTGGATCTTGTCCTTGCCGATCGAGAAGCGGCTCGTGCCGTCCGGCATCAGGCCTTGCCCCTGGGTGGCGCGGATCGCGGTGCAGAGGTTGGTCTTGCGCGATAGGCAGGAGGGGCAGGCGCGGCATTCCGGCGTATAGAGCGGAATGACATGGTCGCCCTTCTTCACGCTAGTGACGCCGGGGCCGACATCGACGACGATGCCGGCGCCCTCATGGCCGAGGATCGCCGGGAACAGGCCTTCCGGGTCGGCGCCCGACAGGGTGAAATCGTCGGTGTGGCAGATGCCGGTCGCCTTGACCTCGATGAGCACCTCGCCGGCCCGCGGGCCCTCGAGCTGAACCGTCATCACTTCCAGCGGCTTGCCGGCCTGCGTGGCCACGGCGGCACGTACGTCCATTGTTCTTCTCCCTCGAAAATCGCAACTGTTCGGCGATCGCACTGCATTCGTCAATACAACGACATGCGACGCGCGTAAGCTGAAAATACATGACTTATCGGATATTTTCCTCGATCCGTTCCAACTCGCTCTCAAGCGCCGCGATCGCTTCTCCGGTTTGTTCGTGCAGTCTTTTGACGAGTTCGAGTTGCTCGCGAAGCGCGGTATGCGAATGGGATGGCCCTTCGTCGGGGGCACGGCCGATTCCGGTAATCAGCCAGGCTGGCGTGACACCGAGCACGCTGGCGAGCATGAAGAGCCTGTTCGTGCGCGGCTCGGCACGGTCGCGCTCCCAGGCGGATATGGTCTCGCCGCGCACGCCGACCCTGACCGCCAGTTCCTTGATCGATAGTTTTGCCGCGTCGCGCGCTCTCCAGATACGGCCGCCCAGCGTGTCGCCGTCTCCCGTCTGACGCAGGCGCGCGATCACGGTTTCGGTGGATAAGCGCATGGCTCGCTCTCCTCTTCACCTGACATCTTCGATGGCCCGCACGGTG
This DNA window, taken from Sinorhizobium fredii NGR234, encodes the following:
- a CDS encoding S-(hydroxymethyl)glutathione dehydrogenase/class III alcohol dehydrogenase, translating into MDVRAAVATQAGKPLEVMTVQLEGPRAGEVLIEVKATGICHTDDFTLSGADPEGLFPAILGHEGAGIVVDVGPGVTSVKKGDHVIPLYTPECRACPSCLSRKTNLCTAIRATQGQGLMPDGTSRFSIGKDKIHHYMGCSTFANFTVLPEIAVAKVNPDAPFDKICYIGCGVTTGIGAVINTAKVEMGATAIVFGLGGIGLNVIQGLRLAGADMIIGVDLNNDKKAWGEKFGMTHFVNPTEVGEDIVAYLVNMTKRGADQIGGADYTFDCTGNTKVMRQALEASHRGWGKSVVIGVAGAGQEIATRPFQLVTGRTWMGTAFGGARGRTDVPKIVDWYMEGKIEIDPMITHTMALDDINRGFELMHSGESIRSVVVY
- a CDS encoding helix-turn-helix domain-containing protein, with the protein product MRLSTETVIARLRQTGDGDTLGGRIWRARDAAKLSIKELAVRVGVRGETISAWERDRAEPRTNRLFMLASVLGVTPAWLITGIGRAPDEGPSHSHTALREQLELVKRLHEQTGEAIAALESELERIEENIR